In a single window of the Verrucomicrobiales bacterium genome:
- a CDS encoding immunoglobulin domain-containing protein produces the protein MKPTLPLVACLVLVVTGWLVPLAPARAATVPSAPPVLPVLPGAVDPSTLANPPNPNDVVRVIRTLEDGKIMVVGQFTEIGGNNSWRLARLNADLSYDLTFQAGPGADGVIYSLALQDDGMILIGGEFMTYNGVTRPRLARLNADGSLDESFRADDTLPAMDGAIWSIAVQPDGQILIGGDFNAVDGLSYGKLARLASTGELDTSFGTEGAGINGTVRSIVIRTPDLIYVGGSFSAYQNVSANNLIALDGAGGLNPVFETGFGPVGQVNTLALQPDGRLLVGGFFERYVSRDGNKAVSHLVRVLPNGAMDPFFDPGKGPDQAITSIAIQPDGRLLVGGGFTSFDQQNRLRLVRLLPEGAIDPLFDPDLAFDSWIETIALDAEGRILVGGDFQYVKSTRVARFARLVGGDPAPFAPVIIADPAGVRVFEGDHVRLSVRVLGAPFPTLQWFHGDQPIAGADSSELQVFNVKASDAGSYWVSAVNVLGSVRSASAQLTVYPSPTDFGSPDVGFYGGSGPDQPVFTMLPDGPGKCYVGGNFLTFDGTSTPGIARLTESGALDSTFLSPFGNPGGQPPPQVYSIVRDRVGRVLIGGLFPIRDLGYFQLIRANSDGTLDPTFTLTSSGLGGVVSAIAEQADGKLLAVIGQAPSSVGFVQYTSIRRFFANGTLDANYLPESRGSLPQPILGLALQADGKAVAVGGRASRTAIPNNLNIVRLLPDGSPDPSFRVGSAANSTISAVALQSDGRILIAGAFTRFNGRPQPRLARLNVDGSLDPSFQVGFGPDNNVDSLHLLRDGRFYAAGQFTSVDGIPRTRVARFNPNGSLDLSFDPLAGPNDRVRVVAHNGADSVWIGGQFSTVNDLPRPRLARLHDGDPFPLRPSILYQPYSDPVFVGMDVSLSVVAESWPVPSYEWRRGPSPLAGETNWVLSFRNIQQNQQGAYSVGLSSPLGKVDSVDVELIVNPAPVNAGATDLSFYTGAGPNDQVRSIVVLPNGGTLIGGRFSEVDGIQRNALAKLQPDGSVDLDFDTSQGPQGHINVLLPAADGKWIAGGDLRSTNSVRYTPLVRFLANGLRDTTFNPPVFNQDASAQVFGIIPQNDRKLLVFGSFYLVDGVNRFSLMRMSVDGTLDTLYRPLLPGPSGSIHAVAVLPDDRSLIGGNFTGFDGRPKPFLVRLDSEGNLDASFNPTLNGEVRCIHVQPDGRILIVGAFQIVDGQSRVRLARLLPDGRLDRSFDPSTGPNNLVYSLLVQSDQKVIIGGAFTAVNDTPRYRIARLLANGSLDRQFDPGEGIQNGSAYLDEYGAPVDLTAVHAVGQQVDGQILAGGEFTRAGKLPRNFVVRLNDRERLPLLQWNIAGDLLNSLELRWDNGILQAAPEVEGPWSDLRNATSPQIINASDGNRYFRLRLR, from the coding sequence ATGGAATGATCCTGATCGGGGGCGAGTTCATGACCTACAACGGCGTGACGCGTCCACGGCTCGCCCGCCTGAACGCCGACGGCTCGCTGGATGAGTCTTTCCGAGCCGATGACACGCTCCCCGCGATGGACGGTGCTATCTGGTCCATTGCAGTCCAGCCTGACGGGCAGATTCTCATCGGTGGTGATTTCAACGCCGTGGATGGATTATCCTATGGCAAGCTGGCACGGCTAGCCTCCACGGGCGAACTCGATACCAGCTTCGGCACCGAAGGGGCAGGGATCAATGGAACGGTGCGATCCATCGTCATCCGCACCCCCGACCTTATCTATGTGGGGGGAAGTTTCTCAGCTTATCAGAATGTGTCCGCCAACAATCTGATCGCACTGGACGGGGCGGGAGGTCTCAATCCTGTTTTCGAAACAGGATTTGGCCCGGTAGGGCAGGTCAACACTTTAGCGCTTCAACCCGATGGTCGGCTCCTGGTGGGCGGTTTCTTCGAGAGATACGTCAGCCGGGACGGCAATAAGGCTGTCTCTCACCTGGTTCGCGTGCTTCCTAACGGAGCGATGGACCCCTTCTTCGATCCGGGCAAGGGCCCCGACCAGGCCATTACGAGCATCGCCATCCAACCCGACGGACGCCTTTTGGTCGGCGGTGGATTTACAAGTTTTGATCAGCAAAATCGCTTGCGACTCGTTCGCCTTCTGCCGGAGGGCGCGATCGATCCGCTCTTCGACCCTGATCTTGCTTTTGACTCCTGGATCGAGACGATCGCGCTCGACGCTGAAGGGCGGATCTTGGTCGGAGGAGACTTCCAGTATGTGAAATCCACCCGCGTGGCACGATTCGCCAGACTTGTAGGTGGGGACCCCGCACCGTTTGCCCCGGTGATAATCGCCGATCCAGCCGGAGTCAGGGTTTTCGAGGGGGATCATGTGCGACTCTCGGTCAGGGTTCTGGGTGCCCCGTTTCCCACTCTCCAGTGGTTCCATGGAGATCAACCCATCGCCGGTGCTGACTCCAGCGAGCTTCAAGTCTTCAACGTCAAGGCTTCGGACGCGGGCTCCTATTGGGTGTCCGCCGTCAATGTGCTCGGATCTGTGCGAAGCGCCTCGGCCCAGTTGACCGTCTATCCTTCTCCGACGGATTTCGGCTCGCCGGACGTCGGATTCTACGGAGGGAGCGGACCTGATCAACCGGTGTTTACCATGCTCCCCGATGGTCCTGGAAAATGTTATGTTGGTGGCAATTTCTTGACCTTTGACGGTACTTCCACCCCGGGCATCGCGCGACTTACCGAGAGTGGTGCTCTGGATTCCACCTTTCTGTCTCCCTTCGGCAATCCAGGAGGTCAGCCCCCACCCCAGGTTTACAGCATCGTTCGGGATCGGGTGGGGAGAGTTCTGATCGGTGGCCTCTTTCCGATTCGAGATTTGGGCTACTTTCAACTGATTCGCGCCAATTCCGATGGAACTTTGGATCCAACGTTCACTCTGACTTCGTCCGGTTTGGGTGGAGTGGTTTCGGCGATTGCCGAGCAGGCCGACGGGAAGCTTCTCGCGGTGATTGGTCAAGCTCCTTCGTCCGTGGGGTTTGTTCAATACACTTCCATTCGACGGTTCTTTGCCAACGGCACCCTCGATGCTAATTACCTGCCCGAGTCGAGAGGCTCGCTTCCGCAGCCGATTCTAGGCTTGGCTCTTCAGGCTGACGGCAAAGCTGTTGCGGTCGGAGGTAGAGCCTCCAGAACCGCGATCCCCAACAACTTAAACATCGTCAGGCTCCTGCCCGACGGTAGTCCCGATCCTTCCTTTAGAGTCGGTTCCGCGGCCAACAGCACCATCAGCGCCGTTGCTCTCCAATCCGACGGTCGAATCCTAATCGCTGGTGCTTTCACGCGTTTCAACGGGCGCCCGCAACCTCGCCTCGCTCGCCTGAACGTGGATGGATCTCTTGACCCATCGTTTCAAGTTGGATTCGGACCGGATAACAACGTTGATAGCCTCCACCTGCTTCGTGATGGGCGGTTTTACGCCGCTGGTCAGTTTACATCTGTCGATGGCATTCCGCGTACGCGTGTCGCTCGATTCAACCCCAACGGGAGTCTTGATCTGAGCTTCGATCCCTTGGCTGGCCCCAATGACCGCGTCCGTGTGGTCGCTCACAATGGGGCTGACTCTGTTTGGATTGGCGGACAGTTCTCGACTGTTAATGACCTTCCTCGTCCACGGCTGGCCCGTTTGCATGACGGCGACCCCTTTCCCCTGAGGCCCTCCATACTCTACCAGCCTTACAGTGATCCTGTTTTTGTAGGCATGGATGTTTCCCTCAGCGTGGTGGCCGAGTCCTGGCCAGTTCCCTCGTACGAATGGCGTAGGGGGCCGAGTCCCCTCGCGGGCGAAACCAACTGGGTGCTCTCGTTCCGCAATATCCAGCAAAACCAACAAGGTGCTTACTCGGTGGGGCTCAGCAGCCCGCTTGGTAAAGTCGACAGCGTGGATGTCGAGTTGATCGTCAACCCGGCCCCGGTTAACGCTGGCGCCACGGACCTTTCCTTCTACACCGGCGCGGGACCTAACGATCAAGTTCGATCCATCGTGGTTCTCCCGAATGGCGGGACTCTCATCGGTGGACGGTTCAGTGAAGTGGATGGCATTCAACGGAATGCCTTAGCCAAGCTCCAACCCGATGGGTCAGTAGACCTGGATTTTGACACGAGCCAGGGACCTCAGGGACACATCAATGTGCTCCTACCTGCCGCGGATGGCAAATGGATCGCCGGGGGCGATCTGCGCAGCACCAATTCGGTGCGTTACACTCCTTTGGTACGCTTTCTAGCCAATGGCCTCCGTGACACAACCTTCAACCCTCCGGTCTTCAATCAGGATGCCTCGGCTCAGGTGTTTGGAATCATTCCCCAGAACGATCGCAAACTGCTGGTCTTTGGTAGCTTCTATCTCGTTGACGGCGTCAACCGATTCAGCCTGATGCGGATGAGCGTCGATGGCACTCTCGACACGCTTTACCGTCCCTTACTCCCGGGACCCTCTGGGTCCATCCACGCCGTCGCGGTTCTTCCGGACGATCGATCGCTCATCGGTGGTAATTTTACGGGCTTCGATGGGCGTCCCAAACCTTTTCTCGTCCGACTTGACTCCGAAGGAAACCTCGATGCGTCATTTAACCCCACCTTGAATGGGGAGGTTCGTTGTATCCACGTGCAGCCTGACGGTCGCATCCTGATTGTCGGCGCGTTCCAAATCGTCGATGGCCAATCGCGTGTGCGTCTTGCACGCCTTCTGCCTGATGGCCGCCTGGATCGGTCATTCGATCCGTCGACCGGCCCCAATAACCTCGTCTATTCGCTGCTCGTTCAATCGGATCAGAAGGTCATCATTGGGGGAGCCTTCACGGCCGTGAACGATACCCCTCGATACCGGATCGCTCGGTTGCTTGCGAATGGGTCATTGGATCGGCAGTTCGATCCAGGGGAAGGGATTCAGAACGGATCCGCCTACCTGGATGAATACGGCGCGCCTGTTGACTTGACGGCTGTCCACGCCGTGGGGCAGCAAGTCGACGGGCAGATCCTCGCGGGGGGCGAGTTCACCCGAGCGGGCAAGCTGCCCCGCAACTTCGTCGTTCGCCTGAATGACCGGGAACGTCTCCCGCTTCTTCAATGGAACATAGCCGGGGACTTGCTGAACAGTTTGGAGCTGCGTTGGGACAACGGTATTCTTCAGGCGGCGCCGGAAGTTGAGGGGCCATGGTCCGATCTCCGGAACGCCACCAGTCCGCAGATCATTAATGCCAGCGATGGTAATCGCTATTTCCGACTCCGCCTACGCTAA
- a CDS encoding sulfatase, giving the protein MSTRLESPPRVDSARPRGQLSYPSQPRALALLQPSILWLGVLTLCAADSIPTAAPGPKFNIVLISATNTRADHLGVYGYARPTSPHLDAFARQGIVMRQAFTHASWTLPVAVSLFTSQYPFTHGLMNRDENPVLPPSVPTFVDVLKAAGYTTAAFVGDRDYSIRYGHTARFDTVFDAVTDHEQQDWKTYGVFGQTLPPARKWLEANHQSPFCLLIQGYDTHCPFASPAEHKQFDSSYRGDIDFTQCYWTFEPTKPIRKRSPSGLYQDVYVLKSKPGKAAGEDYEVMFYPEDVRHMIALYDGEIANVDRMLGGLFDDLERLGLAKNTIVVFYSDHGDMFGKHGRFMRGGPLRGTFYDDVLHIPLLIRHPSLPSRSVDVPVEVVDIAPTLLELLKLPSPATFVGRSFAAALEGRTSPQENSTVFAGSAFTPAKNNQFFKYPSTIMSARNSKWKLIVERVTYPDGTRDSVELYELERDPEELKSVALQHPEKVREMRAQLLHWLRRINAQPQLKDWSDTPAPLPAKG; this is encoded by the coding sequence ATGTCGACACGACTCGAATCACCACCGCGGGTAGACAGTGCACGGCCTCGGGGGCAGCTCTCCTACCCCAGCCAGCCTAGGGCCTTGGCTCTGCTGCAGCCATCGATCTTGTGGCTAGGGGTTCTAACTCTCTGCGCTGCCGACTCGATTCCGACAGCGGCACCCGGTCCGAAGTTTAACATCGTCTTGATTTCAGCGACCAACACGCGAGCGGATCACCTGGGTGTCTACGGATACGCACGCCCCACATCCCCCCACTTGGATGCCTTCGCGCGCCAGGGGATCGTCATGCGGCAGGCCTTCACTCACGCCAGTTGGACTCTACCCGTCGCCGTTTCGCTGTTCACTTCCCAGTACCCTTTCACCCACGGGCTGATGAATCGTGATGAAAACCCGGTGCTACCGCCTTCCGTCCCGACCTTCGTGGATGTCTTGAAGGCGGCCGGTTACACAACCGCCGCATTCGTCGGGGATCGAGACTACAGCATTCGATACGGACATACCGCGCGTTTTGATACGGTCTTTGATGCGGTTACCGATCATGAACAACAGGACTGGAAAACCTACGGGGTCTTCGGCCAAACGCTCCCTCCTGCGCGCAAATGGCTGGAAGCGAATCATCAGTCCCCCTTTTGCTTGCTCATCCAGGGTTACGATACCCATTGTCCGTTTGCCAGCCCAGCGGAACACAAACAGTTCGATTCCAGTTACCGAGGCGATATCGACTTCACCCAGTGCTATTGGACTTTCGAACCTACGAAGCCGATCCGCAAACGCAGCCCGTCGGGACTCTATCAGGACGTCTATGTTCTCAAATCCAAACCTGGGAAGGCGGCCGGAGAGGATTATGAGGTCATGTTTTACCCTGAGGACGTCCGACACATGATCGCCCTGTACGATGGCGAGATCGCCAATGTAGATCGCATGCTGGGTGGCCTCTTTGACGATCTTGAGCGTCTCGGCCTCGCTAAAAATACTATCGTGGTGTTCTACTCTGATCATGGCGATATGTTTGGGAAGCATGGCCGCTTTATGCGGGGTGGCCCTCTCCGTGGAACCTTCTACGACGATGTTCTCCACATCCCCCTTCTGATTCGCCATCCTTCCTTGCCGTCTCGATCGGTCGATGTTCCGGTTGAGGTGGTCGACATCGCTCCGACGCTGCTTGAGTTGCTGAAGCTCCCATCCCCAGCCACGTTCGTTGGACGCTCATTCGCCGCCGCACTGGAAGGGAGGACTTCGCCGCAGGAGAATTCCACGGTGTTTGCTGGCTCGGCATTCACCCCTGCCAAGAATAACCAGTTCTTTAAATACCCTTCCACCATCATGTCGGCGCGGAATTCCAAGTGGAAATTGATCGTCGAGCGCGTCACCTACCCGGATGGCACCCGGGATTCGGTTGAATTGTATGAACTGGAGCGGGATCCAGAGGAATTGAAGAGCGTGGCGCTGCAGCATCCCGAGAAAGTGCGAGAGATGCGCGCCCAGCTGCTCCACTGGCTCCGGCGCATCAACGCCCAACCCCAGCTCAAAGACTGGAGCGACACCCCCGCGCCTTTGCCCGCCAAAGGCTGA
- a CDS encoding alkaline phosphatase family protein, producing the protein MTRAHSFRQFRADRVLLAILLLTAQRCLPAESLASPSAPSKSTLPAKLYWFIPDGMRADPGVFDVYRWASEGKMPNLKRLMNSGTFGYSRPAFPGHTPANFATLFTGAYPEVNGVNDGPMHTQGSPLSQISVPGFSSIAKKVEPFWLTVEKATRADITLLSLPGSTPPELRHGITIRGRWGRWGADFHAVNFQDDADPDYAQHDRTSAKLFYLGAPLTQRIRKEPVSQGWSGILSHSPKLEISCTAWGNTLWGCISDSSDDQKVNYDRLTLSSDRATPLCTLTSGAWSDWLPVTLKWQIPNSTLQREVPTSVRIKLIRLEPNGLFRLRFFYNNINQFLTEPPEIADELTKQVGPMVDFVDNFPAQLIYYTEDKQTFLEESRMSMQWHQTASEFILRHYQPQVFIQNIYTPNQMLCSRWWMGYLDPKSRRYNQVTEAQRAQLWNEVQEMYRGLDRILGRLLDKAETETNTYVVLSSDHGAIPLDVSVKLNNLFAKKGWLKFVTDPKTQERVVQWEQTKVIYLKMHNVFIHPDGLSGNWKRGAGPAYEKLRSEVKRALQDLTDDQGVQPLVKVANWEDAGASFRLDSERTGDLIIANRPGYGWAEEMTPDLDVFSTPLVCGYKQAVLSAQEPGMWTPFVMAGPGVRKNHSLGTQPIEAVDQYPTLFRCLGLPTPPWVQGRVVTEAFAP; encoded by the coding sequence ATGACTCGCGCCCACTCCTTCCGTCAATTCAGAGCCGATAGGGTTCTGCTTGCGATCCTCCTTTTGACCGCCCAGAGGTGCCTTCCGGCAGAATCCTTGGCCTCACCCTCCGCCCCATCCAAGTCGACATTGCCCGCCAAGCTCTATTGGTTTATTCCCGACGGCATGCGGGCCGACCCGGGTGTGTTTGACGTTTATCGTTGGGCTTCCGAGGGCAAAATGCCCAACCTCAAACGTTTGATGAACTCCGGGACCTTCGGCTATTCAAGGCCTGCGTTTCCCGGTCACACTCCCGCAAATTTCGCCACCCTTTTCACGGGAGCCTACCCCGAAGTCAATGGGGTCAACGACGGCCCAATGCACACCCAGGGCAGCCCGCTCAGCCAGATCTCAGTGCCTGGGTTCAGTTCGATCGCGAAAAAGGTCGAGCCATTCTGGTTGACCGTGGAGAAAGCCACCCGGGCCGACATTACTCTCCTCTCCTTGCCCGGATCGACTCCCCCTGAGCTTCGTCATGGGATCACCATCCGCGGTCGCTGGGGTCGCTGGGGGGCGGACTTTCATGCCGTCAACTTTCAAGATGACGCCGACCCCGATTATGCTCAGCACGACCGCACTTCCGCTAAGCTCTTCTATCTGGGCGCGCCCCTCACTCAGCGAATCCGAAAGGAACCCGTATCTCAAGGTTGGTCGGGGATCCTCTCCCATTCACCTAAACTTGAGATCAGCTGCACGGCCTGGGGCAATACTCTCTGGGGATGCATCTCCGACTCTTCCGATGATCAGAAAGTCAATTACGACCGTCTGACACTGTCCTCCGATCGTGCTACCCCACTGTGCACGCTGACCTCTGGTGCGTGGAGCGATTGGTTGCCCGTCACTCTCAAATGGCAGATTCCTAACAGCACCCTTCAGCGCGAGGTTCCCACTTCCGTGCGCATCAAGCTCATTCGCCTCGAACCCAACGGCCTCTTCCGTCTGCGGTTCTTCTACAACAACATCAACCAGTTCCTGACCGAGCCGCCTGAGATCGCTGATGAGCTCACCAAGCAGGTCGGTCCCATGGTCGATTTTGTCGACAACTTTCCCGCTCAGCTCATCTATTACACCGAGGACAAGCAAACCTTCCTTGAAGAGTCCAGGATGTCCATGCAATGGCATCAGACCGCCTCTGAGTTCATCCTCCGACACTACCAGCCCCAGGTTTTCATTCAGAACATCTATACCCCGAACCAGATGCTCTGCAGCCGTTGGTGGATGGGTTACCTCGATCCGAAGAGTCGTCGGTATAACCAGGTCACAGAAGCTCAGCGCGCCCAGCTCTGGAATGAAGTCCAGGAGATGTATCGCGGCCTGGATAGGATACTGGGTCGTTTGCTGGACAAGGCTGAGACTGAAACTAACACCTACGTGGTGCTTAGTTCCGACCACGGTGCCATCCCCCTTGATGTGTCGGTGAAGCTCAACAATCTCTTCGCCAAGAAGGGATGGCTCAAGTTCGTGACGGATCCCAAAACCCAGGAACGCGTCGTGCAGTGGGAGCAAACCAAGGTCATTTACCTGAAGATGCACAATGTGTTCATTCACCCCGACGGACTAAGTGGGAACTGGAAGCGTGGGGCCGGTCCCGCGTACGAGAAGCTCCGTTCCGAGGTGAAACGCGCCCTCCAGGATTTGACCGACGACCAAGGGGTTCAGCCGCTCGTCAAAGTCGCCAACTGGGAGGATGCAGGGGCGTCATTCCGGCTCGACTCCGAGCGTACCGGCGACCTGATCATTGCGAACAGGCCCGGCTACGGCTGGGCCGAGGAAATGACTCCTGACCTTGACGTGTTCTCGACACCGCTGGTTTGCGGATACAAGCAGGCCGTGCTCTCGGCTCAGGAGCCCGGAATGTGGACGCCCTTTGTCATGGCCGGACCCGGAGTTCGCAAAAACCATTCTCTGGGCACTCAGCCCATCGAGGCGGTGGATCAGTATCCAACCCTGTTTCGATGCCTCGGACTTCCCACTCCACCATGGGTTCAGGGCCGGGTCGTCACTGAGGCGTTCGCGCCCTGA
- a CDS encoding tyrosinase family protein, whose amino-acid sequence MKIKATSLGQDTRSLVAMIRLAALGAGVFACGSLWAQSDLYIRDTPSDTGAEPCAGGDMYVSEDIWVRTNPDPAWQPYPFNAASPPWTPAAHQNPEYRDPKYSTPNYIYVRVRNRGGAASTGNERLRVYWAKASTGLSWPAQWVDYATTMPGCNARVFGMEITKPRKNAATATPAEREAYRDAIIAIGTTPAYQFPDRSYWHKQDQIHESAPAGIAHFAAPFLPWHREYVNRYELLLREANPLVTLLYWDWTVNPSGPGGGFNYFTTTFMGVSGAGGGASVGAPFGSLAAPLDGAITRAFNWAGGAIPASDASILTPASYSGASGLRNNMESTAHGRAHLRIGGDQNGFNGAAEDPWFFLIHADADRLFAQWQRSDLTGARLDPSAVYGADGGISVINNNLPPWDGSSVLNNDTLVNAPIRPWTAGDGYIVNKNAKHRSIVAPPIYDVAPLRIPILAPGQAVVLEIPWYPPNPGDYACFGDPGHHCLLARIETSTNAPFGMTTVEGPDVGVNTCNNNNIAWKNLTVVDNFPGAMALSSLLVRNIHEKFNLATIRFRNLGTFAPKFSDFGRPFFQLPKEIFARWRQAGGGLKGIELIGENRFQLFGDTAEITGIPMNREETFSLDLQFELGPNYQPIEGRDIAFDIQQLGSPEDPDGFVGGVRFQIDISKLTFVKRGADWRYLDGGQIADKQWTSAKYDDSKWALRQAGLGYGGDQTTTIRPVGRGEGGLAAYFRRSFQTRGVGITRDTWLRLRASDGVVVYLNGREVMRRNLPQGEISPETPALNEVTGIAGEIFLQIPIETARTLLVEGENIIAAEVHAASKADTDLYFDLEFCANLAARSVPPEVRIRRPLNGERFLPTETIGVSADAMDTDGKIASVRFTVDGELVGTATAPPYRTELSGLKIGRHRVAAFATDDDGLTAEEVVDVIIEQNLAPIVEFSTPQQYQRFLASEPVTLGANAEDRGGSIAQVDFLVRTGHGFAVEDDFKLVGSSTKPPYGVEVRGLNPGHYMAIARATDNSGVTGDAPSLHFEITGLVAPELRIVPMAPGQVMLTWNSPGAALEYTEVLPGARWTTIQNAASPLHETVGGKARFYRLRIQP is encoded by the coding sequence ATGAAGATAAAAGCCACCTCCCTCGGTCAGGACACGAGATCCCTGGTTGCCATGATACGTTTGGCGGCTCTCGGTGCTGGAGTTTTCGCCTGCGGTTCGCTGTGGGCACAAAGCGATCTCTACATTCGCGATACCCCGTCCGACACAGGAGCAGAACCCTGCGCCGGGGGGGATATGTACGTGAGCGAGGATATTTGGGTGCGAACGAACCCCGATCCAGCCTGGCAACCTTATCCGTTCAATGCCGCCTCGCCTCCCTGGACCCCGGCCGCTCATCAGAATCCGGAGTATCGAGATCCCAAATACAGCACTCCCAACTACATTTATGTCCGGGTTCGGAACCGAGGTGGAGCAGCGTCCACGGGCAATGAACGACTTCGGGTTTACTGGGCGAAGGCCTCCACCGGCTTGAGTTGGCCAGCCCAGTGGGTGGACTACGCGACAACGATGCCGGGGTGTAATGCCCGTGTCTTTGGCATGGAAATCACCAAGCCGCGCAAGAATGCAGCGACCGCTACCCCGGCTGAACGGGAAGCTTACCGCGATGCCATCATTGCCATCGGCACCACGCCTGCCTATCAGTTCCCGGATCGAAGTTATTGGCACAAACAGGATCAGATTCACGAGTCGGCCCCGGCGGGGATTGCTCACTTTGCCGCGCCCTTCCTTCCCTGGCATCGCGAATATGTCAATCGATACGAACTGCTGCTGCGCGAAGCCAATCCGCTGGTCACGTTGCTGTATTGGGACTGGACCGTCAACCCGTCCGGACCCGGCGGAGGATTCAACTATTTCACCACCACCTTCATGGGTGTCTCCGGAGCTGGAGGAGGCGCCTCCGTGGGCGCGCCCTTTGGTTCCCTGGCAGCTCCGCTGGATGGTGCGATCACCCGAGCTTTCAACTGGGCCGGTGGAGCAATACCGGCGAGCGACGCATCGATCTTGACGCCTGCCTCCTACAGTGGCGCCTCCGGCCTGAGAAATAACATGGAGAGCACGGCCCATGGGCGCGCGCACCTGCGTATCGGAGGTGATCAAAACGGATTCAATGGCGCCGCCGAGGACCCCTGGTTCTTTTTGATTCACGCCGACGCCGACCGCCTGTTCGCCCAATGGCAACGAAGTGACCTCACGGGCGCACGGCTCGATCCGAGTGCCGTTTATGGTGCCGACGGCGGAATCTCCGTGATCAACAACAATCTCCCCCCCTGGGATGGATCCAGCGTGCTGAACAACGATACTTTGGTGAACGCGCCCATTCGTCCCTGGACAGCGGGGGACGGATATATCGTTAATAAGAACGCGAAGCACCGCTCGATCGTGGCACCCCCTATCTATGACGTGGCACCTTTGCGCATTCCCATCTTGGCTCCCGGCCAGGCGGTCGTGCTAGAGATCCCGTGGTATCCTCCAAATCCAGGCGACTATGCTTGTTTCGGGGATCCCGGCCATCACTGCCTCTTGGCTCGCATAGAGACTTCGACGAATGCCCCCTTTGGGATGACCACGGTGGAAGGGCCGGATGTGGGGGTCAATACGTGCAACAACAACAACATCGCTTGGAAGAATCTCACCGTGGTGGACAACTTCCCGGGCGCCATGGCCCTGTCATCGCTTTTGGTTCGCAATATTCACGAAAAATTCAATCTCGCGACCATCCGCTTTCGAAACCTGGGAACCTTCGCTCCCAAGTTCAGCGACTTCGGCCGTCCATTTTTTCAATTGCCTAAGGAAATCTTTGCGCGGTGGCGTCAAGCTGGGGGCGGACTTAAAGGAATCGAGCTGATAGGCGAAAATCGGTTTCAGCTGTTTGGAGATACCGCCGAGATCACGGGTATTCCGATGAACCGGGAGGAGACATTTTCACTCGATCTGCAGTTCGAGCTGGGGCCGAACTATCAGCCGATCGAAGGACGCGACATCGCTTTCGACATCCAGCAATTAGGTTCGCCCGAGGACCCCGATGGCTTCGTGGGAGGAGTTCGGTTCCAAATCGACATCAGCAAGCTTACGTTCGTGAAGCGTGGAGCGGATTGGCGGTATCTCGACGGAGGCCAAATTGCGGACAAGCAATGGACCTCCGCCAAATACGATGACTCCAAATGGGCCCTGCGGCAGGCGGGGCTGGGATACGGAGGCGACCAGACCACGACCATTCGGCCGGTCGGTCGAGGTGAAGGCGGGCTCGCCGCCTACTTCCGCAGGTCCTTCCAGACTCGAGGAGTCGGGATTACGCGCGACACCTGGCTGCGGCTACGGGCAAGCGACGGAGTGGTTGTCTACCTCAATGGACGTGAAGTGATGAGGCGCAATCTGCCTCAAGGAGAGATCTCACCCGAAACTCCGGCTCTGAATGAGGTCACGGGTATCGCGGGCGAGATCTTCCTGCAGATCCCTATCGAGACTGCCCGAACGCTTTTGGTGGAAGGCGAGAATATCATCGCTGCGGAAGTGCATGCGGCGAGCAAAGCGGACACGGACCTCTACTTCGATCTGGAATTCTGCGCCAACCTCGCCGCGCGGTCAGTCCCCCCGGAAGTGCGGATTCGTAGACCTCTCAACGGCGAACGTTTTCTCCCGACTGAAACCATCGGGGTATCGGCCGACGCTATGGACACGGATGGCAAGATCGCGTCGGTCCGATTCACCGTCGACGGCGAGCTGGTCGGGACAGCCACAGCCCCACCGTATCGGACGGAACTCAGTGGATTGAAGATTGGCCGGCATCGGGTGGCTGCCTTCGCCACCGACGACGATGGACTGACGGCTGAGGAGGTGGTCGATGTCATCATCGAACAGAATCTTGCGCCCATCGTGGAATTCTCGACACCGCAACAGTATCAACGTTTTCTGGCAAGCGAGCCCGTTACGTTAGGGGCGAATGCTGAGGATCGTGGGGGAAGTATCGCCCAAGTAGACTTCTTGGTGCGCACGGGCCACGGATTCGCCGTCGAAGACGATTTTAAACTGGTCGGGTCTTCAACGAAGCCACCCTATGGGGTGGAAGTCCGCGGACTCAACCCGGGCCACTACATGGCCATCGCTCGTGCGACCGACAACTCGGGGGTCACCGGCGATGCTCCTTCGCTGCACTTTGAAATCACCGGGCTAGTGGCTCCGGAGCTGCGAATCGTCCCGATGGCCCCTGGACAAGTGATGCTCACTTGGAATTCGCCTGGGGCAGCTCTGGAGTATACCGAGGTGCTCCCTGGCGCTCGGTGGACTACGATTCAAAATGCCGCGAGTCCTCTGCACGAAACCGTGGGCGGTAAGGCACGCTTTTATCGGCTGCGGATTCAACCGTAA